The Aedes aegypti strain LVP_AGWG chromosome 1, AaegL5.0 Primary Assembly, whole genome shotgun sequence sequence CTTAAGATTCGCTTTCAAGAATTAAATTGCAAATTTGTGATGAATTGTTTCTCAAACAATCATCCtattatcaatattttgaaatcattatttgaaattaatccTTCGAGCAGAATATTAGATTCCTTCATTCATTGCTCTAATGAACAAATTGAAACAATTCCCttttttgattcaaaaattacaattcATCCATACCAACCTATCATTGACTTCACCTTGTTGCATGAATTGAAACAAGTTCCAAAAATTCAACATACTCATTTTGcgaatttttttatttgagcgtAAATTTATTGAAGTCACACCTGCGCAAATTTATTATACGGATGGTTCTTTGATTCAAGATGTTGCGGGATTTGGTGTATACAATTTATTGTcggatcatttttttaaattacaatctcCTTGTTCCAATTTTTTGGCAGAACTGGTTGCTCTATATTTTGCGTGCAACTTGATCAAAGATTGTACaccaaatatttatttcatttgttcTGATAGTTTAAGCTGTCTACAGGCATTGGATacgataaatttcaattttaaaactcatcATATTATATTTATGATAAAAACATTATTATTTGATCTTAGTTCTAAGggatttattattaaatttgtaTGGGTTCCTGCTCATTGTAAGATTTATGGAAATGAACAGGCGGATTCATTAGCTAAATTTGGCGTTCATCGGGGAATAACCTATAATCGTCACATATTACCATTTGAATATTATCCAAAACTGAGAGTAAAATCTCTTTTGGATTGGCAAATTTGTTGGAACTCTAGCGATAAAGGGCGATGGTGTCATTCTATTTGCCCAAAAGTTAGTAATTAtcaatggttcaaaaatatatcaGCAAGTAGAAATTTCATTTGCTCTTTTTCAAGGTTGATgtcaaatcattatatttgcaaCAGCCATTTGTATCGAATCAACATCAAAGATTCTAATCTATGCGATTGTGGAGAATCTTATGAggatattgatcatattgtaTTTCAATGTCGCAAATTCATTTTACCGAGGAAAAAATTAATCAACAACATAGTAAATTTGAACCATCCTATTCCCATATCTGTTCGTGACATACTTGGTACTAAATGCTATCccgtattgaaaattttagttgagTTTCTAAAAGAGATctcatattttgtttgatacttgtttttgtttttatacatttatttTCAGATGTCAAGAATGATTCGATTCTGATGGACCCTCTCCCTCGCCGACTTTTGATGATACTCTTCACTTAATATCGAATTGATGTTCATATTCCACGATTATGGCTCTGTTATGGTCTGTTGCCGTGTGAGCCTCTAGTTTTAAGTTTGATTTGTAACGTTtcttgaaaagataaagaggttttgtgcctctttgagaaagatttcaaaaaagaaatcactcaaaggggtttttccctctttcaaaattttatgttaaaataaataaataaattattttattggacatttgttccaatgtttcaacattggatattctatgtaactcattggtactataccagggaggaagcttcagaatcattttcaaaattttattttgaattctctgcagagcctttttcctggtattacaacagctagtccatattggtacagcatacaacatggctggtctgaaaatttgtttgaatatcgaaagcttgttcttaagacaaagttttgattttctattaataaggggatagagacattttacatatttattacatttggcttgaatgccgtCAATGTGAGATGAAAAATTATAATACCTAACTGCATTAGACGTCTTTTTAGTGGCTTGGCGAttccaattgatgatttgactttctATCTATGATTTTTATGGGACAGTtcattcgaatcaaagtgtccggaatatgaggcaaaagtgaggaagcgtccgaaataaaaatcatggaaagtccacatatttctaataatttaaaattattcatgttgcggaatcaaaatctctATTCGAAAGTTAGGTGTTTTGGAGGTGGAaccatacagaatgatttatttcatATACTCTTTGATGAGTTGTACTTCATAGTGACCGTAATATGaagcaaaacggtacttttaaaaTAAACTAAGTTCGAATTTAGACaattacaatgttctacaaacttCGACTGTAATTTGcaattcacctctacccgggtgGTCTAGGACAATCTTCGGTGAACCACATTGATGATGTTATTCGAAGCTCGTGCTACATTCAGATCAATTCGTAGAAAGCTGATTCAGCAACATTATGTTTTCGCACctgaaaataaataaaccatCTATTTTGACGAAATTAATGCAAATCACGCATCAACATCGAAGATGTTAATGTTTCCCAACGACCGGCAGTTGATTAATAACCCATTCTGTTTGTTCAAGAGCAAAGGGGAATCACCGCTGGTTGCGGCAAACTCTTCATCATGGTGAGAACAACAGTCAACAACATCACGAAGTCGTTCGGCCACACCCCTCTCTGTCTCCTACCCCGCACAATTTGTTCCGAACCGGTTGAGGGAAGAAAATTCCCATCATTCGCCGCTTCTTGATTCCTGCGCAACTCCGGCTGGGATTAGTCCTAGCAGCGACACAGCTCGAAGCGGATCGTGTATTGGCTCACTCTGAAGCGCGAAATGAAGATTTTGGTTTGTTTGGTGGCACTTGTCGTGCTGGTGGCCGCTCTGCCACAGCGGTTGGAGCCTATAAAGCTCAATCCATCCAAGTTGGCTTTGCTACCGAAAGAGTGCGGCGTTGCCAAGTATGCCCCGAGGCAGGATGGGATCAAGAGTCAGGCGTTCGAATTTCCATGGATTGCTTTGGTCCTGTTCAACAAAACTAGAAGACCGGCAACCTGCTTCGGGACGCTGATCAATCAACGCTATGTGCTGTCGGTCATTGGTTGCGTGAGGAAGACGAAGAAGGATCCGTAAGTACATTAAGCTGATTAACGACTGTCTATGGAGTCTGATCGATGGCTTGCTTTTCTTTTCGCAGAGATTTTATTCGATTGGGCGAACAGTCGGCGCTGACGAATCCGGATTGTAGCGAACTGAGACAGCGAGATGGATCAGTGCGAAAAGAATGTGCCGGTCCAGTAGTGGACATCCCCATCGAATCCTACGTAGCACACCCGGAATTCGATATACCAATGTACACCAACGATCTGGCCTTGATGCGGATGTCCCGGGAGGTCGAGTACAACGACTACATCCGACCGATTTGTCTTCCCACAACCCCCGAGCTCCTGAACAACATCCCACGGGATCTGCTGATGACCGCTTGGGAGCTGGAGATGAATGTTCCCACGCACTACGTTGGCGAACTGGAGAAGTACCAGATCGAGAATGTGGATTTGGACTCCTGTCAGCGGGAGTACGAGAAGGCTGGATTTACGCCGGACTTTGAGTATAAGCGATTCTGTGCGCGTCAGAAGGGACCGAATTATGTGTGCAGTCGTATGGCAGGGGCACCTATCGGAGCGGTGGTTGATGTTGAGGGAACTCAACGGCATGTCCAGTTTGCCATGGCTAAGTTTGCTCCGTTGAACTGTACCGCACGTGAAACGGTTCCGATCATTTCGATGCGCATCACGGAATACATGGGATGGATTACGAACAATTTGGAACCTTGAGAGGTAGAGGAGATAGAAAATTAATATCGATGGGTATAAAAGTACAACTTTATGATACCAATAAAGAATCAATCAATATTTGAAGAGACTTGTTTTACTAAAAATATTCAATGGAGAGATTAAAAAACTACGCTACAAATAGTGTAGCATATCCTCAGAAGCAGTATtggtagactcacactcaaatctcaatcagtGAGTTTTTTCCACAAGAGAGACCCAAAGCATTCTTCCAAACCGAAAATTATCACAACACGAAGTtgcatttgtttttctcttcGTGCGGGTATAATACACAATAATCGTTGGGAAAAGGTCCAATTAAATCGCACAAAGGTTGTTTCTGATACATTTGCACCTGGTGAATGTGAGTGTAGTGTTttgcagtgatttttttttcacattttgaagaGTTGTGAACACATCAGTTTTTGCCGAAGTGTCAGTGCATCAGTTAAAAACAATCTAGCTTGGAACCCGTGAACAGTGTGGACCTGTGTGTTTTTGTGTAGCAAAAGCAACAGTGTGAATTTAAATAACTCCCGGATCACACGCCAGTGGAAATTATTGAGCGCCCTTCCCTAAATGTCGTCCAAGGAGTACTCTACGATGTTGACACCAGAGGGATGGCATCATAGTTTTTTAATATGATATTTGACAGGTCTTGTTGTGCCTTCTTTTCGGGAGCATAAATTTATACTCCAGTTGCAATTTTCACGCACATTCAtatatttgttgaatgtttaccATCCGTATAAGAGAAAATGGGACAAAATGcgccaaacaagacaaaaactgCGCATAGCTGGTATGTGAGAATGTGCATTAAAAGTCTTCGGTTTTCTTAACAATTTTTATTCGCGTTAGCAATGGCATTTAGCCATCGATCCCGCGCATCGATATTGGTTGGAAACTTATGATGCGAAATGTTATCATCGTTATAATTGTTTTTCAGATTATGAAAATCGACACCGCAAGAAAGAAAACAACACTTCATTGTGCTTTTCATGATGATAGAAACGCAActtacttttattttaaactgCGAGCTGCGCTATGGAAATAATAACGAACAATATGCATAGATTTTGTGTGCCTAGGTTCGTTTTCCCACATTCGCACCAGCTGCATTGCTTATAGCGTAATAGTATTGG is a genomic window containing:
- the LOC5568362 gene encoding melanization protease 1; the encoded protein is MKILVCLVALVVLVAALPQRLEPIKLNPSKLALLPKECGVAKYAPRQDGIKSQAFEFPWIALVLFNKTRRPATCFGTLINQRYVLSVIGCVRKTKKDPDFIRLGEQSALTNPDCSELRQRDGSVRKECAGPVVDIPIESYVAHPEFDIPMYTNDLALMRMSREVEYNDYIRPICLPTTPELLNNIPRDLLMTAWELEMNVPTHYVGELEKYQIENVDLDSCQREYEKAGFTPDFEYKRFCARQKGPNYVCSRMAGAPIGAVVDVEGTQRHVQFAMAKFAPLNCTARETVPIISMRITEYMGWITNNLEP